One genomic window of Metopolophium dirhodum isolate CAU chromosome 4, ASM1992520v1, whole genome shotgun sequence includes the following:
- the LOC132942270 gene encoding protein YIPF6, whose translation MDFLNTNTGQNNFNNPNGGHTAVYIDDRPMNDVEGRMTVAGSLMQNIGDPGFNTLDEPIKTTIMRDLKAVGMKFKHVLYLKEKNTLLKEWDLWGPLMLCTFMAMVLQASPDSIQIGDGGPEFAEVFVIIWIGSVIITLNSKLLGGTISFFQSVCVLDYCLLPIVIALIVCRFILIFEQTNFLFFIRFAISIGSFLWSTYASVVFLGDSQPQGKKALAVYPIFLFYFIMSWLVLSHTV comes from the exons atggAT tttttaaatactaataccgGACAAAATAACTTCAATAATCCGAATGGTGGTCATACTGCAGTT tatattgaTGACCGACCAATGAATGATGTAGAAGGACGAATGACCGTGGCTGGATCACTAATGCAAAATATTGGTGACCCTGGATTCAACACATTAGATGAACCTATTAAAACAACTATt ATGAGAGACTTAAAAGCTGTTGGAATGAAATTTAAGcatgttttatatttgaaagaaaaaaatacacttCTTAAAGAAT gggACTTGTGGGGCCCATTGATGCTTTGTACATTTATGGCCAT ggtTTTACAAGCATCGCCAGATTCTATACAAATTGGTGATGGAGGTCCTGAATTTGCTGaggtttttgttattatttggaTAGGGTCTGTTATTATTaccttaaattcaaaattacttGGAGGTACAAT atcgtTTTTTCAGAGTGTATGTGTTTTAGATTACTGTTTACTACCAATTGTTATAGCCTTAATAGTATgcagatttattttaatatttgagcaaacaaatttcttattttttattcgatttgCCATATCAATTGGTTCATTTTTGTGGTCCACATATG cctCTGTTGTATTCCTTGGAGATAGTCAACCTCAAGGGAAAAAAGCTCTAGCTGTTTatccaatatttttgttttactttatcATGTCATGGCTTGTATTATCACACACAGTGTaa